CCCGACGTCGTCCTGATGGACATCCGCATGCCGCGCACGGACGGCGTGGAGGCCACGCGGCGCATCGTGGAGACCGGTTCGGCCAGCAGGATCGTCATCCTGACGACCTTCGACCTGGACGCCCATGTCGTGGACGCCCTGCGCGCCGGGGCCAGCGGGTTCCTGGTCAAGGACGGCCCCGCCGACTCCCTGGTGGGCGCGATCCGCACGGTCGCCGACGGCGAAGCCGTGCTCTCGCCCCGTGTCACCCACCGGCTGCTGGACCGCTTCGCGCACCTGGGCGCGCCGGCCGAGGCGCCCGTGCCGGCCCGGCTCGACGCCCTCACCGGGCGTGAACTGGATGTGCTGCGGTCGCTCAGCCGCGGTCTGTCGAACGCGGAGATCGCGCTCGAACTCGGTGTGGGCGAGACGACGGTGAAGACGCACATCGCCCACATCCTGGAGAAGTACGGCCTGCGCGACCGGGTCCAGGCCGTGATCCTGGCCTACGACAGCGGTCTGGTCGTGCCGCGCGCGGGCCGCTGAGCCGCGCTGAGCGGACCCGGTGAAGTCCGCCGCGGGTCCGCAACGCCCCCGAAGGGGCGCGGGGAAGTGCGCGACCGGACACGACGGCGCCGCGGACGACCGACCGCAGATCGCGGCACTTCAGCGGAGCGCTCAGCGGATCGGCATGCCCGACAGGGTGCGGGCGATCACCAGGCGCTGGATCTCGCTCGTGCCCTCGAAGATGGTGTAGATCGCGGCGTCCCGGTGCATCCGCTCCACCGGGTACTCCCGCGTGTAGCCGTTGCCGCCGAGGATCTGGATCGCCTGCGCCGTGACCTTCTTCGCCGTCTCGCTGGCGAACAGCTTGGACATCGACCCCTCGGCCGCGGTGAACGGCCTGCCGTTGATCGCCATCCACGAGGCCCGCCAGACCAGCAGCCGCGCCGCGTCGACGGACGTGCGCATGTCGGCGAGCTG
Above is a genomic segment from Streptomyces sp. SLBN-31 containing:
- a CDS encoding response regulator transcription factor, whose amino-acid sequence is MNVIRVLLVDDQPMIRTGFRLILEAEPDITVVGEAADGTEAVELTGTLCPDVVLMDIRMPRTDGVEATRRIVETGSASRIVILTTFDLDAHVVDALRAGASGFLVKDGPADSLVGAIRTVADGEAVLSPRVTHRLLDRFAHLGAPAEAPVPARLDALTGRELDVLRSLSRGLSNAEIALELGVGETTVKTHIAHILEKYGLRDRVQAVILAYDSGLVVPRAGR